Genomic DNA from Bacterioplanes sanyensis:
ATCACAGTCGCCTTTTTGCATGACATGCATCGGGCGCACAAACGCATTTTGCTGCAATGCTTCAGTTATGGTTAACACCGGCGCTTCTTCTTGGTAATCAACCTGAGCCAATGCTACGGCGCGTTTGGCTTGCTCAAAGCTGTGCGCCGCAACGGCAAATATGGGTTGCCCGTGAAACTCAATACGGCCATCCGCCAGCAAAGGGTCGCCTTTAAACACTGGGCCGATGTCTTTTTCACCCGGTACGTCGTCCAGAGTAATCACATCCACCACACCGTCGGCGCTGCGTACGGCGGATAAATCCAGCTGACGTATCTGGCCGCACGTAATGGTGCTTTTACCCACCGCCACGTGCAGGGTACGCGCCAGCTCAGGCATATCATCAATGTACACCGCCTCGCCAGTGACGTGTTTTTCGGCACTTTCATGGGCCAAGGATTTGCCGCTGCGCCCTTTCGCCGGGCGCTGACGACGCTCAGCGTAGGGGGCTAATAATGACGATTGATGGCTCATACCAGCGCCTCCAGTTGTGCCCAGGTTTTTAATAACAAGTTGCGCACCAGCTGCAGGCGATATTCTTTCGTCGCGCGCACATCATCAATGGGCTGATAATCTTGCTCCACCTGCTGCGCTGCCTGCAGCATGGTCTGTTCACTCCATGGCTGGCCAATTAAGGCACGCTCAACGTTCGAGGCTCGCAGCGGTGTCGCAGCGACACCGCCACAAGCAACGCGCGCATCGACGATGGTGTGATTATCGATGCCCAAGACAGCCGCAAACATCACGGCGGAAATATCGTCGTCGTAACGCTTCGACACTTTGAAACAGTGCAAGGTTTGCTGCGCTGTCAGTTTTGGCAAAATGATGGCGCGCAAATACTCGCCCTCACGCAAGCGCGTTTGCTTGTAGCCGGTAAAGAAGTCCTGTGCGGCCAGTTGGTGGCGACCATAAATACCGTCGATTTCCAACTGCGCCCCTAACGCCAACAACACAGGTGGGGTGTCACCAATTGGAGAAGCGTTCGCAATATTGCCGCCCAACGTGCCGAGGTTGCGGACCTGACGCGAACCGATGCGATGCAGCAACTCTGCAAAACTGGGGAAGTCGCTACTCAACTCCTGCTCCAGCTGGCTGTAGGTCATGCCAGCGCCAAGTAGCAACTGCTCTGGTTGATCCTGGCTGTGCTGTAACGATGCAATAGCGTGCAAACAAATCACGGTGTCGAACTGGCGAAAGCGTTGCGATATTTCCAGACCCAAGTCCGTACCGCCAGCCCACAAAGTCGCTTGCGGATATTGCTGCAACAAGATTTTTAACTGCTCTTCGGTGTGCGGCACAAATAGCTGTCGTTGTTGATGTTGCAACAAGGGCTGTAGCCCATCCTCATCGCTGACTTTAATGGCATTTGGGTCAAAGCTGACAACAGCGTCAGCATTTTTTGCTGGGTAATCTCCCATCGCGCGCGCGGCATCAATAATCGGTCGATAGCCAGTACAGCGGCACAAGTTGCCCGACAAAGCAGCATGAATGGCGTCATCCTCAGGCGCGCTCCAACCATGCTCTGCTGGATTACTGACTGTCTGGCCAGTAGCCGTTGATTCAGAGGGCTGACATTGCTGTTGATATAAGGTCGCCATCGACATCACAAAGCCCGGCGTACAGAAGCCGCATTGCGAGCCGTGGTGGTCAATTAAAGCCTGTTGCGCTGGGTGCAACGTGCCGTCTTTTGCCAACCCCTGTGGCGTGATGACATAGGCGTTGTGTACCGTCGCTAATAGCGCGATACAAGCGTTGATGCTCTGATACTGCAACCCTTGTTCGGTTGCTCGCCCGACCATCACAGTACAGGCGCCACAGTCGCCGCCGGCACATCCTTCCTTCACATCGACCTGCGCCATTTGAGTGCGAAGGTAACGTAAAATGGTCCATTGCGGATCAGCCTGAGCGTCTTCTACCCACTCGCCATTGAGGTTTATTCGAATCACGGTGTCCCCTTTTTTTATCGCAGCAACGCAGAAATAGCGTATGATGGCGGCCGTTTTTCGGGCCCGCTGGCAGCCCGCACTCTTCCGGTTTGCAGCGGTCTTCCGGGTAAGACCCTGCAAAAATCTGACCACTTGGTCAAGTGTATTTTCATCATATCCCAATTGGTGGATTTTCGCAGTGGCAAACTAATTGCTAAGACTGGCCAACTGGTCAGCTTTATCAACTGAGGGTTCACTGTGAGTTCCAGCGAACGTTTGCACCTGCGTGGCATCACCAAACGCTACCCAGGTTGCATCGCCAACGATGCCGTCGATCTACAAGTACAAAAAGGTGAAATTCATGCCTTGCTGGGAGAAAACGGCGCCGGCAAAAGCACCTTAATGAAGGTTATTTACGGGGTCATCGCTCCCGATGCCGGACAACTGTTGTGGCACGGCCAGCCGCATACCATCAAAGGTCCCGCGCATGCCCGTCAACTAGGCATTGGCATGGTGTTTCAGCACTTTTCATTGTTTGAAACACTCAGTGTGGCAGAAAACATTGCCCTCGGGCTGCCTGCGGAACAAGCCAAAGACATGGCGGCACTGGAACGCCGCATCAGCGAGGTGTCAGAACATTACGGCATGGCGCTGGACCCACGCCGCTTGGTACACACCCTGTCGGTAGGTGAGCAGCAACGGGTGGAAATCGTGCGCTGTTTGCTGCAAGACATTGAGCTGCTAATCCTCGATGAACCCACCTCCGTGCTGACCCCGCAAGAAGTTCAGCAACTGTTTAAAACTCTAAAAACACTGGCTGGCGAAGGCTGCTCCATCTTATTCATTTCGCACAAGTTGGATGAAGTGGTGGAGCTGTGCAGCGCGGCTACGGTACTGCGTCACGGCAAGGTAACCGGCCATTGCAACCCACAGCACACCACCAGCGCAGAGCTGGCGCGAATGATGGTCGGTAACGATACACCGCTGACCGAGAACTACAGCAAGGCGCAAGGCGGTGCCACCGCGTTGGACGTGCAAGGCTTGAACTATCGGCCACACGACCCGTTTGGCGTGCACTTGCAGCAGCTGTCATTGCAAGTAAAAGCCGGCGAAATTCTTGGCATTGCCGGCGTGGCCGGTAACGGTCAGGACGAACTGATGGGACTGTTGTCCGGCGAAGAGCGCCAAGACAGCGGTAGCATTCAATTGCACGGCCAAGCCATCGAGCAACTCAGCCCGGATCAGCGTCGCCAGCTGGGTTTTGCCTTTGTCCCCGAAGAGCGCTTAGGTCGCGGCGCCGTGCCAGACATGTCGTTGGTCGATAATGCGCTGCTCAGCGCCAGTCACACCGGTCTCAAACACAAAGGCTGGATCCGCTACTCAGCAGTGCGTCAGTTCGCCTGCGACATCATCGATCGTTACAACGTCAAATGCGCCGATGAAGACGCACAAGCCAAAAGCTTGTCCGGCGGAAATTTGCAGAAATTCATCATCGGCCGTGAGATAGAGCAGCAGCCTAAGTTCTTGGTCTGCTCGCACCCGACCTGGGGGGTCGATATTGGCGCCGCCATTTTGATTCGCCACGCGTTAATCAACCTGCGAGATCAGGGCGCAGCCATTCTGGTGATATCCGAAGACATTGATGAGCTGTATCAAATCAGCGATCGCATCGGCGCTATTTGCGATGGTCGCCTGTCGCCGATTGCTGCCAGCAAAGACGTATCCATCGAACAGTTAGGCCAGTGGATGGCAGGTCAGTTTCAAGCGGCGCCAAGCCAGTCGCAGCCGGAGTATCAGCATGTTTAAACTGGAAAAGCGTGTTTCCGATTCACGCTTAATGGCTTATTTATCGCCATTGATTGCCATCACGCTCACATTGATCAGTGGTGGAATTTTATTCTTGTTTTTGGGCCATGACCCATTTGAGGCATTGCACACATTCTTTATCTCGCCGCTCACCAGCGTCTATGGCTGGACCGAGCTAGGCATCAAAGTAGCACCACTGCTGTTATGTGCCATGGGGCTGACGCTGTGTTTTCGGGCCAAAATCTGGAACATCGGCGCCGAAGGTCAATTTATTATGGGCGCACTGGGCGGCAGTATTGCCGCGCTGCAGTTTCTAGAGGCTGATAGCCGCCTGGCGCTGATTCCGATTTTATTAGCAGGCACGTTCAGTGGTTTGGCTTGGGCGGCGCTCGCTGCTTGGTTAAAAACGCGTTTCAATGCCAATGAAATTCTCACCACCATCATGCTCAACTACATCGCATTAAATGCGTTGCTGTACGGCGTGCATGGGCCTTTAAAAGATCCGGATGGCTTTAACTTCCCGGAGTCGGCGTTGTTTGCTGATGCCACACTGCTGCCGGTTTTCAGTGATGATTATCGACTAAATATTTCTATTTTCTTTGCGCTGTTCGCCATGGTCGCCGTTTGGACTCTGATGTCACGCAGCTGGATCGGCTATCAGATTCGGGTGCTTGGTGAAGACGCCAAGGCCGCACGCTACGCCGGCTTTAAAGACAAACACCTGACCTGGTTCGCACTGCTCACTTGCGGTGCTTTGGCGGGCCTGGCAGGAGTATCGGAAGTGACCGGGCCGCTGGGTCAGCTGGTGCCGCAGGTGTCGCCCGGTTATGGCTACGCAGCGATCATTGTGGTGTTTTTAGGGCGCATGCAGCCCTTGGGCATTCTGCTGGCGTCGATGCTATTGGCGCTCACCTTTATGGGCGGTGAAATGGTGCAAATTGAAATGACCCTGCCCAAATCCCTCACTGGGTTATTCCAAGGCATGTTGCTGTTTTTCCTGTTGGCGACCGATTTGTTAATCGCCTATCGCATTGTGCCCACTTCCCTGCGCTCATCGCGTGCCACTTCACTGAACCAGGGCTGATGTTATGGATATCGATCTGATTACCAATATTTTGTATGCCACCATTCGTACTGGTACGCCGCTGATTCTCATTGCACTGGGCGAGATGGTGTGTGAAAAGTCGGGCGTGCTGAACCTCGGCCAAGAGGGCATGTTATTGGTTGGCGCGGTGGTCGGTTTTATTGCCGCCACCGTTACCGGCAGTTTGTTTATTGCCGTGTGGTTTGCCATCGCTGCCGGTGTTTTGATGGCACTGTTATTTGGCTTTTTGGCCATTTCATTGGCATCGAACCAAGTGGCCACCGGGCTGGCTTTGACCATTTTTGGTGCCGGTTTGAGCGCCTTCTTGGGCAGCAGTTACGTCGGAATCGGTCTGGATGGCATGCAGCCTATTGCTATTCCCCTGCTCAGCGACATACCGGTCGTTGGCAAAATTCTTTTCCAACACGACCCTCTGGTGTATGTGGCCTTTGTTTTATTCCTAGCGGTATTTTGGCTGTTTAAATCCAGCCGTTTGGGTCTGCAAATTCGCGCGGTGGGTGAAAACCCTGAAGCCGCCAATGCCATTGGCATCAATGTGCAGGCCATCCGTTATATGGCAGTGCTGTTTGGTGGCGCCATGACAGGCCTGGCAGGTGCGTACTTGTCGCTGGTGTATACGCCGATGTGGTCAGAAGGCATGTCCGCCGGGCGCGGTTGGATTGCGCTGGCGCTGGTGGTATTCGCCAGTTGGAAAGCCGAGCGCATCATGCTTGGTGCCTACCTGTTTGGTTTTGCCAGCATCTTACATTTGGTCCTGCAAGGCACTCGCTTTGAGGTCCCCCCAATATTATGGCGATGTTGCCGTATGTCGCGACCATTGTGGTGTTGGTATGGCTGTCCAGCGACGCCGTTAAAACCCGCTTGAGCGCACCCAAATCCATCGGCCGCCCTTATCGGCCCATGAATTAAAGAGGAAGGAGAAACACATGACGATTAAAAAACTACTGGCCACCGTAGGCCTGGCACTGGCGGCCAGCAGCGTTCAGGCTGAACCACTCAATATCGGCTTTGTTTACGTCGGCCCTGTGGGTGACGCCGGTTGGACTTACGGCCATGACGCAGCACGCCAAGCGGTGGAAGAGAAATTCGGCGATAAAGTAAACACCACCTACGTCGAGAGCGTGGCCGAAGGCGCCGACTCTGCCCGAGTGATTCGCAATCTGGCACAAAAAGGCAATGAGCTGATTTTCACCACCTCATTTGGCTACATGAACCCAACGTTAAAAGTGGCGCGCAAATTCCCGAAGGTGAAGTTCGAACACGCCACCGGCTACAAGCAGGGTAAAAACGTTGGTAACTACATGGCCAGAGCGTATCAGGGTCGTTACCTGACCGGTTTGGTGGCTGGCAGCATGACCAACAGCAATACCCTCGGTTATGTCGCTTCCTTCCCGATTCCAGAAGTGGTCCGTGGCATCAACGCCTTTACCAAAGGCGCACGTGAAGTGAACCCA
This window encodes:
- the xdhA gene encoding xanthine dehydrogenase small subunit, producing MIRINLNGEWVEDAQADPQWTILRYLRTQMAQVDVKEGCAGGDCGACTVMVGRATEQGLQYQSINACIALLATVHNAYVITPQGLAKDGTLHPAQQALIDHHGSQCGFCTPGFVMSMATLYQQQCQPSESTATGQTVSNPAEHGWSAPEDDAIHAALSGNLCRCTGYRPIIDAARAMGDYPAKNADAVVSFDPNAIKVSDEDGLQPLLQHQQRQLFVPHTEEQLKILLQQYPQATLWAGGTDLGLEISQRFRQFDTVICLHAIASLQHSQDQPEQLLLGAGMTYSQLEQELSSDFPSFAELLHRIGSRQVRNLGTLGGNIANASPIGDTPPVLLALGAQLEIDGIYGRHQLAAQDFFTGYKQTRLREGEYLRAIILPKLTAQQTLHCFKVSKRYDDDISAVMFAAVLGIDNHTIVDARVACGGVAATPLRASNVERALIGQPWSEQTMLQAAQQVEQDYQPIDDVRATKEYRLQLVRNLLLKTWAQLEALV
- a CDS encoding ABC transporter ATP-binding protein gives rise to the protein MSSSERLHLRGITKRYPGCIANDAVDLQVQKGEIHALLGENGAGKSTLMKVIYGVIAPDAGQLLWHGQPHTIKGPAHARQLGIGMVFQHFSLFETLSVAENIALGLPAEQAKDMAALERRISEVSEHYGMALDPRRLVHTLSVGEQQRVEIVRCLLQDIELLILDEPTSVLTPQEVQQLFKTLKTLAGEGCSILFISHKLDEVVELCSAATVLRHGKVTGHCNPQHTTSAELARMMVGNDTPLTENYSKAQGGATALDVQGLNYRPHDPFGVHLQQLSLQVKAGEILGIAGVAGNGQDELMGLLSGEERQDSGSIQLHGQAIEQLSPDQRRQLGFAFVPEERLGRGAVPDMSLVDNALLSASHTGLKHKGWIRYSAVRQFACDIIDRYNVKCADEDAQAKSLSGGNLQKFIIGREIEQQPKFLVCSHPTWGVDIGAAILIRHALINLRDQGAAILVISEDIDELYQISDRIGAICDGRLSPIAASKDVSIEQLGQWMAGQFQAAPSQSQPEYQHV
- a CDS encoding ABC transporter permease, whose product is MFKLEKRVSDSRLMAYLSPLIAITLTLISGGILFLFLGHDPFEALHTFFISPLTSVYGWTELGIKVAPLLLCAMGLTLCFRAKIWNIGAEGQFIMGALGGSIAALQFLEADSRLALIPILLAGTFSGLAWAALAAWLKTRFNANEILTTIMLNYIALNALLYGVHGPLKDPDGFNFPESALFADATLLPVFSDDYRLNISIFFALFAMVAVWTLMSRSWIGYQIRVLGEDAKAARYAGFKDKHLTWFALLTCGALAGLAGVSEVTGPLGQLVPQVSPGYGYAAIIVVFLGRMQPLGILLASMLLALTFMGGEMVQIEMTLPKSLTGLFQGMLLFFLLATDLLIAYRIVPTSLRSSRATSLNQG